The following proteins come from a genomic window of Vicinamibacterales bacterium:
- a CDS encoding ABC transporter permease, whose product MAAFTKQLALLGETADMAMATLRGNKMRSALTVLGVVIGVTSIVGMTSLIRGFDSSLRDSINALGPNTIMVARFSGVSLAAGSSFQTLMRRPSLTVADAQAVEKLSTTAGIVDIWLGAGPPQPITERIFYRGERTRPVAVMGTTEKYVEVNFARMFAGRSFTEQEVLRNRPVAVIGFNAYDALFGGRGIDPIGKQVRIGAIEYTVLGVVDKRPAMGGFSLGQDDFAIVPYTAFRKQFGNERVRRGPFGGMPAMLVVVPREGVNRDEAIRDIETIMRIRHGLTLDQPNDFDLVTSDAILAVWDQISAAILLALVVISSIALMVGGIGVMAIMTISVTERTREIGVRKAIGARRREILVQFLIEAAVLTSVGGLLGVVMGSAIGLGVNLISGFPVSLPWWSFALGLGFSASIGIFFGMLPAWRASRLDPIEALRYE is encoded by the coding sequence ATGGCCGCCTTCACCAAGCAACTCGCACTTCTCGGCGAAACCGCCGACATGGCGATGGCGACGCTGCGCGGCAACAAGATGCGCTCGGCGCTGACGGTGCTCGGTGTCGTGATCGGCGTCACCTCGATCGTCGGCATGACGTCGCTGATTCGAGGCTTCGACTCGTCGTTGCGCGACTCGATCAACGCGCTGGGACCGAACACCATCATGGTGGCGCGCTTCAGCGGCGTCAGCCTGGCGGCCGGCTCATCGTTCCAGACGCTGATGCGGCGGCCCAGCCTGACCGTCGCCGACGCCCAGGCGGTCGAAAAACTCTCGACCACTGCCGGCATCGTCGACATCTGGCTCGGCGCCGGGCCGCCCCAACCGATCACCGAACGGATCTTCTATCGCGGCGAGCGCACGCGGCCGGTCGCGGTGATGGGGACCACCGAGAAGTACGTCGAGGTGAACTTCGCCAGGATGTTCGCCGGCCGCTCGTTCACCGAGCAGGAAGTGCTGCGGAACCGGCCGGTCGCGGTCATCGGCTTCAACGCCTACGATGCCCTGTTCGGCGGCCGCGGCATCGATCCGATCGGCAAGCAGGTCCGCATCGGCGCGATCGAATACACGGTGCTGGGCGTGGTCGACAAGCGGCCGGCCATGGGCGGCTTCAGCCTCGGCCAGGACGATTTCGCGATCGTGCCGTACACCGCGTTCCGCAAGCAGTTCGGCAACGAGCGGGTCCGGCGCGGGCCCTTCGGCGGCATGCCGGCGATGCTCGTGGTCGTGCCCCGCGAGGGCGTCAACCGCGACGAGGCCATTCGCGACATCGAGACGATCATGCGCATTCGTCACGGCCTGACCCTCGACCAGCCGAACGACTTCGACCTCGTCACCTCGGATGCGATCCTCGCCGTGTGGGATCAGATTTCGGCGGCCATCCTGCTGGCACTGGTCGTAATCTCGTCGATCGCGCTGATGGTCGGCGGCATCGGCGTGATGGCGATCATGACCATCTCGGTGACCGAACGCACGCGCGAGATCGGCGTCCGCAAGGCGATTGGCGCGCGCCGGCGCGAAATCCTGGTGCAGTTCCTGATCGAGGCGGCCGTGCTGACCAGCGTCGGCGGCCTGCTGGGCGTGGTCATGGGCAGCGCCATCGGCCTCGGAGTGAACCTGATTTCGGGCTTCCCCGTGTCCCTGCCCTGGTGGTCGTTCGCCCTCGGCCTGGGCTTCTCCGCCTCGATCGGCATCTTCTTCGGCATGCTCCCCGCCTGGCGCGCCTCGCGGCTCGACCCCATCGAAGCGCTCAGATACGAATAG
- the fusA gene encoding elongation factor G, whose protein sequence is MKVYDAASIRNVAVVGHGGSGKTQLVSALLCDAGMVNRLGLVDDGTTVTDYDEEEIIRKHTLSASLAYAEWNQTKINLIDTPGFGNFFTDARAALRVADAALVVVDGVAGVEVQTEKAWAVAEEQGLPRLIVVNRLDRDRASLERTLDSVRQTLGRAIIPIQLPIGEEKSFTGVIDLVAMTAHTFAADGSGKMTEGAVPAALAGAAASAREALIEMVAEADESLMEKFFDAGTLTQDELEKGLARATRAAKIFPLVCTSGLRNIGVQPLLDATLAYLPSPAERPFTALVNGENASRPADDQAPYAAFVWKTVADQFAGRITMFRVFQGVLKADSTVNNATQGAPERLGHLIVMQGKTATNVPELKAGDLGAVAKLKDTRTNDTLAEKAAGLTFAPIAFPEPVLSYAIEPKSRGDEDKISTAMHRLEEEDGSIRYQRDPQTHELLLAGQGQLHIEVTVAKLKRRFGVDVLLKPPRIPYRETITAKVEAHGRHKKQTGGHGQFGDCKIRMEPLPRGSEFEFVNDIFGGSIPRQFIPAVEKGIQESRLRGYLAGYPVVDFRVILYDGSYHDVDSNELSFKTAGWLAFKDAMSKAHPTLLEPVMNVEVYTPGDHAGDLMGDLNSRRGRISGMEARGQTTVIKAQVPMSEMLTYEQHLTSVTGGRGSYHMEYSHYDEVPSHLQQKIVATARAERGQAAEEPA, encoded by the coding sequence ATGAAGGTCTACGACGCTGCCAGCATTCGCAACGTGGCTGTAGTGGGGCACGGCGGGTCTGGCAAGACGCAGTTGGTGTCGGCCTTGTTGTGTGACGCCGGCATGGTGAACCGCCTCGGGCTGGTGGACGACGGGACCACGGTCACCGATTACGACGAAGAAGAAATCATCCGCAAGCACACCCTCTCGGCCAGCCTCGCCTACGCCGAGTGGAACCAGACCAAAATCAACCTCATCGACACGCCCGGTTTCGGCAACTTCTTCACCGATGCCCGCGCCGCGCTGCGCGTCGCCGACGCCGCCCTGGTGGTGGTTGACGGCGTCGCCGGCGTGGAAGTGCAGACCGAGAAGGCCTGGGCCGTCGCCGAGGAGCAGGGACTGCCGCGCCTGATCGTGGTCAACCGGCTCGATCGCGACCGCGCCTCGCTCGAGCGGACGCTCGACTCGGTCCGCCAGACGCTGGGCCGCGCCATCATCCCCATCCAGCTGCCAATCGGCGAGGAGAAGTCGTTCACCGGCGTCATCGACCTGGTGGCGATGACGGCCCATACGTTCGCCGCCGACGGCTCCGGCAAGATGACCGAAGGCGCCGTGCCCGCCGCGCTGGCCGGCGCCGCCGCATCCGCGCGCGAAGCGCTGATCGAGATGGTGGCCGAAGCCGACGAGTCGCTCATGGAGAAGTTCTTCGACGCCGGCACCCTCACCCAGGACGAGCTCGAGAAGGGCCTGGCCCGGGCGACGCGGGCGGCGAAGATCTTCCCGCTGGTCTGCACCTCGGGGTTGCGGAACATCGGCGTGCAGCCGCTGCTCGACGCCACGCTCGCCTACCTACCGTCGCCGGCGGAACGGCCCTTCACCGCGCTGGTCAACGGCGAGAACGCGTCGCGCCCGGCCGACGACCAGGCGCCGTACGCGGCGTTCGTGTGGAAGACCGTGGCCGACCAGTTCGCCGGCCGCATCACCATGTTCCGCGTCTTCCAGGGCGTGCTCAAGGCCGACTCCACCGTCAACAACGCCACGCAGGGCGCGCCGGAACGGCTCGGCCACCTGATCGTGATGCAGGGCAAGACCGCGACCAACGTGCCCGAGCTCAAGGCCGGCGACCTCGGCGCCGTAGCCAAGCTGAAAGACACCCGCACCAACGACACCCTGGCCGAAAAGGCGGCCGGCCTGACCTTCGCGCCGATCGCCTTCCCCGAACCGGTGCTGTCGTACGCGATCGAGCCGAAGAGCCGCGGCGACGAAGACAAGATCAGCACCGCGATGCACCGCCTCGAAGAGGAAGACGGCAGCATCCGCTACCAGCGCGATCCGCAGACCCACGAATTGCTGCTCGCCGGGCAGGGACAGCTGCACATCGAAGTGACGGTGGCCAAGCTGAAGCGGCGCTTCGGCGTGGACGTGCTGCTCAAGCCGCCACGCATTCCCTATCGCGAGACCATCACCGCGAAGGTGGAGGCGCACGGGCGCCACAAGAAACAGACCGGCGGCCACGGCCAGTTCGGCGACTGCAAGATCCGCATGGAGCCGCTGCCGCGCGGCAGCGAGTTCGAGTTCGTCAACGACATCTTCGGCGGCTCGATTCCGCGGCAGTTCATCCCGGCCGTGGAAAAAGGCATCCAGGAGTCACGGCTGCGCGGCTACCTGGCCGGATACCCGGTCGTCGACTTCCGCGTGATCCTCTACGACGGCTCGTACCACGACGTCGACTCGAACGAGTTGTCGTTCAAGACCGCCGGCTGGCTGGCGTTCAAGGACGCCATGTCGAAGGCGCACCCCACCCTGCTCGAGCCGGTGATGAACGTGGAGGTCTACACGCCCGGAGACCACGCCGGCGACCTGATGGGCGACCTGAACAGCCGGCGCGGCCGCATCTCGGGCATGGAGGCCCGCGGCCAGACCACGGTGATCAAGGCGCAGGTGCCGATGTCGGAGATGCTGACCTACGAGCAGCACCTCACCTCGGTGACCGGCGGCCGCGGCTCGTACCACATGGAGTACTCGCACTACGACGAAGTGCCCAGCCACCTGCAGCAGAAGATTGTCGCCACCGCCAGGGCCGAGCGGGGCCAAGCCGCCGAGGAGCCGGCCTAA